GCTCGCGCCCGACGTGCTCGTGGTCACGGGCGACCACGCGACCCCCTCGGTGCTCGCCGCCCACGGCTGGCAGCCCGTGCCGGTCCTCGTCTGGAGCCGCTGGTGCGGCGCCGACCCGGTCACCCGGTTCACCGAGCGGGCGTGCGCGGCGGGCTCGCTCGGCGTCTTTCCCTCGCACCACCTGATGCCGCTCGTCATGGCCAACGCCCTGCGGCTGACGAAGTTCGGGGCCTGATCCAGCGACTTCCGAGAGCCATGGACGAGCGCGCACCCCTGCCGCAGGCCGCGAGACGCCTCATAGATCGCACGGCCGACCCGCGTGACCGCGAGGCGCTGGAGGGTGCGCACGCGGCCGACATCGCGGCGCTCCTCCGCCAGCTTCCCCTCCCGGAGCAGGCGGCACTCTTCCGTCTCCTGAGCCGAGAGCGGGCCGGCGACGTGCTGGCCGAGCTGGACGATCAGAACCAGCGCGAGCTGGTCCAGGCCCTCGGCCAGGTCGAAGCGTCCGAGATCCTCGAGGAGATGCCGCCCGAGCACGCCGCGGACGTGGTCGAGGAGCTCCCGACCGAAGATGCCGAAAAGATCCTGGATCTCATGGCGGAGAAACAATCCGAGGAGGTCCAGGAGCTCCTCGATTACCCGGAACAGTCCGCGGGCCGCCTCATGTCGCCGGACTACGTGGCGGTCAACGAGCGGACGACCGCCGAGGGGGCGATCGAGCACATCCGCCGATCGGTAACGGAGGACCGGGCCTTCGAGCTCTACGTCGTGGACGACCA
This region of Candidatus Methylomirabilota bacterium genomic DNA includes:
- a CDS encoding phosphoglycerate mutase (catalyzes the interconversion of 3-phosphoglycerate and 2-phosphoglycerate; this enzyme does not require the cofactor 2,3-bisphosphoglycerate as a phosphate donor; BPG-independent PGAM; aPGAM), coding for LAPDVLVVTGDHATPSVLAAHGWQPVPVLVWSRWCGADPVTRFTERACAAGSLGVFPSHHLMPLVMANALRLTKFGA